One Fontisphaera persica DNA window includes the following coding sequences:
- the rnhC gene encoding ribonuclease HIII yields the protein MRKASQDPSETDQTPPANTFTLELTPAQAEALKTYLERHNYLPREVPYAAFAYARPDMNVAYYPRRHRLVVQGKGARDFVEFVLEPEILKSASLGYEEMLSPEINQPRLGVDESGKGDFFGPLCTAGVYVNAEIVKALKKAGIRDSKSVGSDQEIARLAEIIRRTPGCVHRLVPIGNEAYNRMYEGMKSVNLILAWAHGQVIENLCLVSYQMQPPPTRAIVDQFASTEATVQRALKSLGRQIEVIQRHKAESDLAVAAASILARDEFVRRLKQMGEKYGMNFPKGASEEVEQVGREFVEKYGPEELKKVAKLHFRTACRILGLPEPPKKEWHGRRT from the coding sequence ATGCGCAAGGCATCCCAAGACCCGTCCGAGACCGATCAGACGCCGCCCGCCAACACCTTCACGCTGGAATTGACTCCAGCCCAGGCCGAGGCGCTCAAGACGTATCTGGAGCGCCATAATTACCTGCCGCGGGAAGTGCCCTACGCGGCCTTTGCCTATGCCAGGCCGGATATGAACGTGGCCTACTACCCCCGCCGCCACCGGCTTGTAGTCCAGGGCAAGGGCGCCCGTGATTTTGTGGAGTTTGTTTTGGAGCCGGAAATCCTCAAGTCCGCCAGCCTCGGTTATGAGGAGATGCTCTCGCCGGAAATCAATCAACCGCGCCTGGGCGTGGACGAATCCGGCAAGGGTGATTTCTTCGGCCCGCTTTGCACTGCGGGCGTCTATGTCAACGCGGAAATCGTCAAGGCCCTGAAAAAGGCGGGCATTCGCGACTCCAAAAGTGTGGGCAGCGACCAGGAAATTGCGCGGCTGGCTGAAATCATCCGGCGCACCCCGGGTTGCGTGCATCGCCTGGTGCCCATTGGCAACGAGGCCTACAATCGCATGTACGAGGGCATGAAAAGCGTCAATCTCATCCTGGCCTGGGCCCACGGGCAGGTCATCGAGAACCTCTGCCTGGTAAGCTACCAGATGCAACCGCCGCCCACTCGCGCCATCGTGGACCAGTTTGCCAGCACCGAAGCGACCGTCCAACGCGCCTTGAAATCCCTCGGGCGCCAAATCGAAGTCATCCAGCGCCACAAGGCCGAGTCCGACCTCGCCGTCGCGGCGGCCTCCATTCTGGCGCGGGACGAGTTTGTGCGGCGGCTCAAGCAAATGGGCGAAAAGTATGGCATGAATTTCCCCAAAGGCGCCTCCGAAGAAGTCGAGCAGGTGGGCAGGGAATTCGTGGAAAAATATGGCCCGGAGGAGCTGAAAAAAGTGGCCAAATTACATTTTCGCACCGCCTGCCGCATTCTTGGACTGCCCGAGCCCCCGAAAAAAGAATGGCACGGGCGGCGCACTTGA
- a CDS encoding exosortase/archaeosortase family protein — MSSNASLAMPPSPAAPWPTLLLLGAVWLWVCLMLAPEWEINPQYSYGWGVPFLALYLFGRRWPPGPPQPPAARHWRWGLAALLALCLPLQLVYEANPDWRLVTWLAAWVAVAVSLITLWGVGGAGWAWHMAFPVLFMLTAVPWPTALETRVVNGLLSLITAVTTEALNWLGVAAFRQGNIIKLASGLSVGVNEACSGVRSLQTSVMVALFMGEWFRLRGGGRAGLLLAGMGWAMLLNMLRTGWLAWLTARHGAAAQQQWHDAAGLVLFLLLVAGVAALGYGLRRKATSPESKSSLAEVAGAAWLPKGCALGLCVWLMACWALTEAWYRWHERERGPRLVWSVRWPVEAPGFRMRAVEEEIRVLLRSTRSESALWERGDGTHWILFFNRWEPSRVSSLMARVHRPEICLPATGFELVERHPPALFPAGPLELPFRTYVFTGQGRTWYVFFCVMEERPLGGPASVEHEPTRGQRLRQAWLGRRNLGQQALEAVLTGYPSLAEAQRAWLTELPRLIVTEE, encoded by the coding sequence ATGAGCAGCAACGCCAGCCTCGCGATGCCGCCCTCGCCGGCGGCGCCGTGGCCCACCTTGTTGCTGCTGGGGGCCGTATGGTTGTGGGTGTGCCTGATGCTGGCCCCTGAATGGGAAATTAATCCGCAATACAGTTACGGTTGGGGTGTCCCTTTTCTGGCGTTGTACTTGTTTGGGCGGCGATGGCCGCCCGGCCCGCCGCAGCCACCGGCGGCCCGGCACTGGCGCTGGGGACTGGCGGCCTTGCTGGCGCTGTGCCTTCCGTTGCAGTTGGTTTATGAAGCCAACCCCGATTGGCGCCTGGTCACGTGGCTGGCGGCGTGGGTGGCCGTGGCGGTGAGTTTAATCACCTTGTGGGGCGTGGGCGGGGCAGGGTGGGCGTGGCACATGGCGTTTCCCGTCTTGTTCATGTTGACCGCAGTGCCCTGGCCCACGGCGTTGGAGACACGGGTGGTCAACGGCCTTTTAAGTTTGATTACCGCAGTCACCACCGAGGCCCTCAATTGGCTGGGCGTGGCGGCCTTTCGCCAGGGCAATATCATCAAGCTCGCCAGCGGCCTGAGCGTGGGCGTCAATGAAGCCTGCAGCGGCGTCCGCTCCTTGCAGACCTCGGTCATGGTGGCGCTGTTCATGGGCGAATGGTTCCGCCTGCGCGGGGGCGGGCGCGCTGGATTATTGCTGGCCGGCATGGGGTGGGCCATGTTGTTGAACATGCTGCGCACCGGCTGGCTGGCCTGGCTGACTGCGCGCCATGGCGCCGCAGCCCAACAACAATGGCACGATGCCGCCGGCCTGGTCCTTTTCCTCCTGCTGGTGGCCGGTGTGGCGGCGCTGGGATATGGGCTGCGGCGCAAAGCCACCTCACCAGAGTCCAAATCCTCTTTGGCGGAGGTGGCCGGCGCGGCATGGCTGCCCAAAGGCTGTGCCCTGGGCTTGTGCGTATGGCTCATGGCTTGCTGGGCATTGACGGAAGCCTGGTACCGCTGGCATGAACGCGAGCGCGGCCCGCGCCTGGTCTGGAGCGTCCGCTGGCCGGTGGAGGCCCCCGGCTTTCGGATGCGGGCCGTGGAGGAGGAAATCCGGGTGCTGTTGCGCAGCACTCGCAGCGAATCGGCGCTCTGGGAGCGGGGCGACGGCACGCACTGGATACTATTCTTCAACCGCTGGGAGCCCAGCCGGGTCTCTTCGCTGATGGCACGAGTGCATCGGCCGGAGATTTGCCTGCCCGCCACCGGTTTTGAGCTGGTCGAGCGGCATCCGCCCGCCCTGTTTCCCGCCGGACCGCTGGAATTGCCCTTTCGCACGTATGTTTTTACGGGGCAGGGGCGGACGTGGTATGTTTTCTTCTGTGTGATGGAAGAACGCCCGTTGGGCGGGCCAGCCTCGGTGGAACACGAGCCTACCCGCGGGCAACGGCTGCGGCAGGCCTGGCTGGGGCGGCGCAACCTGGGCCAGCAAGCCCTGGAGGCGGTATTGACCGGTTACCCCAGCCTGGCCGAAGCGCAACGGGCGTGGTTGACGGAATTGCCGCGCTTAATCGTGACGGAAGAATAA
- the hpnA gene encoding hopanoid-associated sugar epimerase codes for MNCFVTGASGFIGANLVQELNARGHRVRALLRSGADTRALAGLDYERVTGDVTQPETYAEALRGCDWCFHVAASYHLWLPDYRPMYETNVEGTRRVLQAALAAGCRRIVYTSTVGCIGLPDPALNPVVPTDESTPVSAAQMSNHYKRSKWQAEQVARELAAQGAPVVIVNPSAPIGPRDAKPTPTGKIIVDFLRRQMPAYLDTGLNWVHVRDVAMGHILAAEKGHVGERYILGHAEGNWTMRQTLETLAQLTGLPAPRWQIPYAVAYLAACVDETVARFTGRPPRAPLAGVRMARYKMFFNPAKAIRELGLPQTPPRQAFADAIEWFRNNGYAPAK; via the coding sequence ATGAACTGCTTTGTCACCGGCGCATCGGGATTCATTGGGGCCAACCTGGTGCAGGAATTAAACGCCCGCGGTCATCGCGTGCGGGCGCTGCTCCGCTCTGGCGCCGATACCCGGGCGCTGGCCGGGCTGGACTATGAGCGGGTGACCGGGGATGTGACGCAACCTGAAACTTACGCGGAGGCGCTGCGCGGCTGCGACTGGTGTTTTCATGTGGCGGCCAGTTATCACCTGTGGCTGCCCGATTACCGGCCCATGTACGAAACCAATGTGGAAGGGACGCGCCGGGTCCTGCAAGCCGCCCTCGCCGCCGGCTGCCGGCGCATTGTTTATACCAGCACGGTAGGTTGCATTGGCCTGCCCGACCCTGCCCTCAACCCCGTGGTGCCCACCGATGAAAGCACGCCGGTATCCGCCGCGCAAATGAGCAATCATTATAAGCGCAGCAAATGGCAGGCAGAACAGGTGGCGCGCGAGCTGGCCGCCCAGGGCGCGCCGGTGGTCATCGTCAACCCCAGCGCCCCCATCGGCCCCAGGGATGCCAAGCCCACGCCTACCGGCAAAATCATTGTGGATTTTTTGCGCCGCCAGATGCCCGCCTATCTGGACACCGGCTTGAATTGGGTGCATGTGCGGGACGTGGCGATGGGGCACATCCTGGCCGCCGAAAAGGGCCACGTCGGGGAGCGCTATATCCTTGGCCATGCCGAAGGCAACTGGACCATGCGCCAGACGCTGGAGACTTTGGCCCAACTTACCGGCCTGCCCGCGCCCCGCTGGCAAATTCCCTATGCCGTGGCTTACCTGGCGGCGTGCGTGGACGAAACAGTGGCGCGTTTTACTGGCCGCCCGCCCCGCGCCCCGCTGGCCGGGGTGCGTATGGCGCGGTACAAGATGTTTTTCAACCCGGCCAAGGCCATTCGCGAACTGGGTCTGCCCCAGACGCCGCCGCGCCAGGCGTTTGCGGACGCGATTGAGTGGTTTCGCAACAATGGCTACGCCCCGGCGAAATAA
- the galE gene encoding UDP-glucose 4-epimerase GalE, which produces MNVLVTGGAGYIGSVCVEQLLNAGYRVTVFDNLSEGHRAAVDERATLVVGDLADRQAIMDTVQQSQAEAILHFAANALVGESMTNPSKYFRNNVAAGLNLLDAAVAAGVRKFIFSSTCATYGVPERLPMTEDLPQRPVNPYGESKLMFEKILQWYHQIHGLEFAAFRYFNAAGASERFGEHHRIETHLIPNVLKVALGQRDSCDIFGTDYPTPDGTCIRDYIHVIDLAEAHILALPPGRAGFFNLGNGDGYSVRQVIQTCERVTGKSIKAIEKPRRPGDPPRLVAGAEKARRELGWSPKYPQLEKIVQSAWDWHRKHPQGYAA; this is translated from the coding sequence ATGAATGTGTTGGTGACAGGTGGCGCCGGTTACATCGGCAGTGTATGCGTCGAGCAATTGCTTAACGCCGGGTACCGGGTGACGGTGTTTGACAATCTCTCCGAGGGGCATCGGGCGGCGGTGGACGAGCGGGCCACCCTGGTGGTGGGGGATTTGGCCGACCGCCAGGCCATCATGGACACGGTCCAGCAAAGCCAGGCGGAGGCGATTCTGCACTTCGCCGCCAACGCGCTGGTCGGGGAATCCATGACCAACCCCTCCAAGTATTTTCGCAACAACGTCGCAGCCGGCCTCAATCTCTTGGATGCCGCCGTCGCGGCGGGGGTCCGGAAATTTATTTTCAGCTCCACCTGTGCCACCTACGGCGTGCCGGAGCGGCTGCCCATGACCGAAGATTTGCCCCAGCGGCCGGTCAATCCTTATGGTGAGTCCAAATTGATGTTTGAAAAAATCCTCCAATGGTATCACCAAATCCATGGGTTGGAGTTTGCCGCTTTTCGTTACTTTAACGCCGCGGGTGCCAGTGAGCGTTTCGGGGAGCATCACCGGATTGAGACCCATCTTATTCCCAATGTCTTGAAAGTGGCTCTGGGGCAGAGGGATAGCTGCGATATTTTTGGCACGGATTACCCCACCCCGGATGGGACCTGCATCCGCGATTACATTCACGTCATTGACCTGGCTGAGGCCCATATCCTGGCCCTGCCACCGGGCCGGGCGGGTTTCTTCAACTTGGGCAATGGGGATGGGTATTCCGTGCGGCAGGTCATTCAAACCTGCGAGCGCGTCACGGGCAAAAGCATCAAGGCCATCGAAAAGCCCCGGCGTCCGGGGGACCCGCCGCGGCTGGTGGCGGGGGCGGAGAAGGCCAGGCGGGAGTTGGGATGGTCACCCAAATACCCGCAGTTGGAAAAAATTGTGCAATCGGCGTGGGATTGGCATCGCAAACATCCGCAAGGTTACGCCGCTTGA
- a CDS encoding DUF4956 domain-containing protein, with translation MLETFLRGDYAAQPMDLPVMILALCLAFLGGHVIAWTYMATHSGLSYSRTFVNAMIVLPMIVTSVMMVLSNNLVTAFGLMAVFAIVRFRNILRDTLDTTYILAGIVVGMACGTHRFPAAVITCVMVSVVLLYLSLTMFGARHRYDIIVNLHWARSLKELPELKRLLDRHSRQTHCASQRTSEGYEGADLSYRLLLRNPEREQDLLTELKAMEGVSRVTSMKAEDESEI, from the coding sequence ATGCTAGAGACGTTTTTACGCGGTGACTACGCCGCGCAGCCGATGGATTTGCCAGTCATGATACTGGCGCTGTGTTTGGCCTTCCTGGGCGGCCATGTCATCGCGTGGACGTACATGGCCACTCATTCCGGACTTTCCTATTCTCGCACGTTTGTCAATGCCATGATTGTTTTGCCGATGATTGTCACGTCGGTGATGATGGTGTTGTCCAACAATCTGGTGACAGCCTTCGGCTTGATGGCGGTGTTTGCCATTGTGCGCTTCCGCAACATCCTGCGGGACACATTGGATACCACCTACATTCTGGCGGGCATCGTCGTAGGAATGGCGTGTGGGACGCATCGTTTTCCCGCGGCGGTGATTACGTGTGTCATGGTCTCGGTGGTTTTGCTCTACCTGAGCCTGACAATGTTCGGGGCGCGGCACCGGTATGACATCATCGTGAACCTGCATTGGGCGCGGTCCTTGAAGGAATTGCCGGAATTGAAACGGCTCCTGGACCGGCACAGCCGGCAGACCCATTGCGCCAGCCAGCGGACCAGCGAGGGTTACGAGGGAGCAGATTTGAGCTATCGGCTTTTATTGCGCAATCCCGAACGCGAACAGGACCTCCTGACCGAATTGAAGGCCATGGAGGGGGTTTCGCGGGTGACCAGCATGAAAGCTGAGGACGAATCTGAAATCTAG
- a CDS encoding 3-keto-disaccharide hydrolase, giving the protein MKNTSLWIWVLWSCLGMAGTAAEPNTLTPAERAEGWRLLFNGKNLEGWRSVHRATPPTTGWVVTNGWLVKVAGQRGGDLISTQRFENFELSWEWRIPARANNGVKYMFTEKRGVGHEYQMIDDTTIKSPKQQTASFYDVLPPRPHAPVKLAPEINHSRVVVRGNHVEHWLNGEKVLEYECGSPELLAAVAKSKFREAPDFGKKIAGHLLLTDHNDEAAFRNVKVRELPAP; this is encoded by the coding sequence ATGAAAAACACCTCGCTGTGGATTTGGGTCTTGTGGTCGTGCCTGGGAATGGCCGGGACCGCGGCCGAGCCTAATACGTTGACACCAGCCGAGCGCGCGGAAGGCTGGCGGCTGTTGTTCAATGGCAAAAACCTGGAAGGCTGGCGCAGTGTGCATCGCGCCACGCCTCCCACCACCGGCTGGGTGGTGACCAATGGCTGGCTGGTGAAAGTGGCCGGCCAGCGCGGGGGCGACCTCATTTCCACGCAGCGCTTTGAAAACTTTGAGCTGTCCTGGGAGTGGCGCATCCCGGCGCGCGCCAACAATGGCGTGAAGTATATGTTCACAGAAAAACGCGGCGTGGGGCACGAGTACCAGATGATTGATGACACCACCATTAAAAGCCCCAAACAACAAACCGCCTCTTTTTATGATGTGCTGCCGCCGCGGCCGCATGCGCCCGTGAAGCTGGCGCCAGAAATCAATCATTCGCGGGTGGTGGTCCGCGGCAACCACGTGGAGCACTGGCTGAACGGGGAAAAAGTGTTGGAGTACGAATGTGGCAGCCCGGAGCTGCTGGCCGCAGTGGCGAAAAGCAAATTCCGGGAGGCGCCGGACTTTGGGAAGAAAATTGCCGGCCATCTCCTGCTGACGGACCACAACGACGAGGCGGCTTTCCGCAACGTCAAGGTGCGGGAATTACCTGCACCGTAA
- a CDS encoding tetratricopeptide repeat protein, whose translation MSLFLPDPESRPQWWRRLLWVVVLLALVAGLLLAPSAYDRLKLRRAQAMAELARSHLERKDYNAAVETAQSALHLNPANAEALRVLAQVFTEFRREEAFSLWETLWRGQPPPQAERDMLIDLALLLRRWDKAEQYLIQALRDTPDRPATLRQAAHFFEQRGQAAQSIAACRTYLAQAPNDEEIRLLLARQLLQMTNATEQAQAREILRQLSTSTNQGTVLVAIGFWSSAREMTLEDVQYCRERLQLLPPGVTRDFLLQDLALRLAPQRREEIIAETIKKFQSGGEDHLLALARWLNGRGEYLRVLEVLPEPVAFKNQDFFLVFCDAIAGLSDWLRLQTLLANDKVPLPGWLRELYRARVAAELGRDNQAVAHWDQAQSQAANLPDALQYLGEYAEKIGAVAEAARAYRRLATFPTHTRRAYLALIKLYENRGDTAELRRLMQDMVKLYPDDEAPQNDLAYLELLLEINLEGARQVAESLVAKRPDMMAYRTTLALAHLRRKDYAGLRAAYQKSTLVWDQALPGWQAVYVAALGALGETNLARQLAPTVPLTRLKPEERELLRPWL comes from the coding sequence ATGAGCCTGTTTTTGCCGGATCCTGAGTCTCGGCCCCAATGGTGGCGGCGTTTATTGTGGGTCGTGGTCCTGCTGGCCCTGGTGGCGGGGCTGTTGCTGGCCCCCTCGGCGTATGACCGCTTGAAGTTGCGCCGGGCCCAGGCCATGGCCGAGCTGGCGCGCAGCCATCTGGAGCGCAAGGATTACAATGCGGCCGTGGAAACCGCCCAGTCGGCCCTGCATCTTAACCCCGCCAATGCTGAGGCCCTGCGCGTGCTGGCCCAGGTTTTCACGGAGTTCAGACGCGAGGAGGCCTTCAGCCTGTGGGAAACCTTGTGGCGCGGCCAGCCACCGCCCCAGGCGGAGCGCGACATGCTCATTGATTTGGCGCTCCTTCTGCGCCGCTGGGATAAAGCCGAGCAATACCTCATCCAGGCCCTGCGCGACACCCCGGACCGCCCCGCCACGCTGCGCCAGGCCGCCCATTTCTTCGAGCAGCGCGGCCAGGCCGCCCAATCCATCGCCGCCTGCCGCACTTATTTGGCGCAGGCGCCCAACGACGAGGAAATCCGGCTGCTGCTGGCGCGGCAGTTGCTCCAGATGACCAACGCCACGGAGCAGGCGCAGGCCAGGGAAATCCTGCGGCAGCTCTCCACCTCCACCAATCAGGGCACCGTGCTGGTGGCCATCGGTTTCTGGAGCAGCGCCCGTGAAATGACGCTCGAAGACGTGCAATACTGCCGCGAGCGTTTGCAGCTTCTGCCTCCCGGCGTGACGCGCGATTTTCTGCTGCAAGACCTCGCCTTGCGCCTGGCTCCCCAGCGCCGCGAAGAAATCATCGCCGAGACCATTAAAAAGTTTCAGAGCGGCGGCGAAGACCACCTCCTGGCGCTGGCGCGCTGGCTGAACGGCCGGGGCGAGTACCTGCGCGTGCTGGAAGTCCTGCCCGAGCCGGTGGCGTTCAAGAATCAGGACTTTTTCCTGGTCTTCTGCGATGCGATTGCCGGCTTGAGCGACTGGTTGCGTCTGCAAACCTTGCTCGCCAATGACAAGGTCCCCTTGCCGGGCTGGCTGCGCGAATTGTACCGTGCCCGTGTGGCTGCCGAGCTGGGCCGCGACAATCAGGCTGTGGCCCATTGGGACCAAGCCCAGAGCCAGGCTGCCAATTTGCCCGACGCCTTGCAATACCTTGGCGAATACGCCGAAAAAATTGGCGCGGTGGCCGAGGCGGCCCGCGCCTACCGGCGGCTGGCCACCTTTCCCACGCACACCCGCCGCGCCTATCTGGCGTTAATCAAGCTTTACGAGAATCGGGGCGACACCGCGGAATTGCGGCGCCTCATGCAGGACATGGTCAAACTCTATCCCGACGACGAAGCGCCGCAAAATGACCTCGCCTATCTGGAATTGCTGCTGGAAATCAACCTCGAAGGCGCGCGGCAGGTGGCCGAGTCGCTCGTCGCCAAACGGCCGGACATGATGGCCTACCGCACCACCCTGGCCCTGGCGCACCTGCGCCGCAAAGATTATGCCGGCCTGCGCGCCGCGTACCAGAAAAGCACGCTGGTCTGGGACCAGGCCCTGCCGGGCTGGCAGGCGGTTTATGTGGCCGCCCTGGGCGCCCTCGGCGAAACCAACCTGGCCCGCCAATTGGCGCCCACCGTGCCGCTCACCCGGCTAAAGCCGGAAGAGCGCGAATTGCTCCGGCCCTGGCTCTAG
- a CDS encoding type II secretion system protein: MSMRISSGSRRWGFTLIELLVVIAIISILASLLLPALANAKAKGKRIACVSNIKQVVLALTMFADDNGDRYPWGVDSNDGGTRGFGSTWLHFYAISNELVTPKVLKCPSDDDRTAANYFGRGPDGFAEPSMQNKALSFGIGPEASVRLPTMHLVLDRNIIGSSDNSNCDVAGIRGVITIFGVNGAYTTSGWGSDIHKNKGNVGLAEGSVHQYNERQLKRHMEQTGDPNLSNCVLKPW, from the coding sequence ATGAGCATGCGTATCTCGTCCGGAAGCCGGCGTTGGGGCTTCACGTTGATCGAACTTCTGGTGGTGATCGCCATCATCAGCATACTGGCCAGTTTGTTGCTGCCGGCGCTGGCCAACGCCAAGGCCAAAGGCAAACGCATCGCTTGTGTCAGCAACATCAAACAGGTGGTGCTGGCGCTGACCATGTTTGCCGATGACAATGGGGACCGTTATCCCTGGGGAGTGGACAGCAACGATGGCGGCACGCGGGGGTTTGGCTCCACGTGGCTGCATTTTTACGCCATTTCCAATGAGCTGGTGACGCCCAAGGTGTTGAAGTGCCCCAGCGATGATGACCGCACGGCGGCCAATTATTTTGGGCGCGGGCCGGATGGTTTTGCCGAGCCGAGCATGCAAAACAAGGCGCTGAGTTTTGGCATTGGCCCGGAAGCTTCAGTGCGACTGCCCACGATGCATCTGGTGCTGGATCGCAACATTATCGGCAGCAGCGACAACAGCAACTGCGACGTGGCAGGCATCCGCGGGGTCATCACCATTTTTGGGGTCAATGGCGCCTACACCACGTCCGGCTGGGGGAGCGACATTCATAAAAACAAGGGCAACGTGGGATTGGCGGAGGGCAGCGTGCACCAGTACAATGAGCGCCAATTGAAACGGCACATGGAGCAGACCGGCGACCCCAACCTGAGCAATTGCGTGCTCAAACCCTGGTAG
- a CDS encoding zinc-binding dehydrogenase — MRAVQLVAHGTPGRFEMRELPDPRPGEGEVVVQVMACGLNHLDLWLEENGLPIQPSLPRTAGCEIAGRVTQVGPGVTAWRPGDRVAVQSNIFCDQCEFCQQGEESLCLRSELLGIQRDGGFAEKVLVPARLLVALPPTVDFPTSAALTLAGSTAMHMLTHRATVKAGEWVLVMGAASGVGSAAIQIARGLGARVITTGTTEAKRKLGLQLGAEYALDPADARWTSEVRKITNKRGVDWVMEHVGGDVLPKVMECLARGGAIVTCGATAGRQITFDIWPFFVKQQRLIGSYGRNRADMRATLDWAAAGKLKPVIHAIYPLERVPEAFAALRQRQVLGKIVIQP, encoded by the coding sequence ATGAGAGCAGTGCAATTGGTGGCCCACGGCACGCCGGGGCGTTTTGAAATGCGGGAATTGCCGGACCCGCGTCCCGGCGAGGGCGAGGTGGTGGTGCAGGTCATGGCCTGCGGGTTGAATCATCTGGATTTGTGGCTGGAGGAAAATGGCCTGCCCATCCAGCCCAGCCTGCCACGCACGGCGGGTTGCGAAATCGCGGGGCGGGTGACCCAGGTGGGGCCGGGGGTGACCGCCTGGCGGCCGGGGGACCGCGTGGCGGTGCAATCCAACATTTTCTGCGACCAGTGCGAGTTTTGCCAGCAGGGAGAGGAATCGCTATGCCTGCGCAGCGAGCTGCTGGGCATCCAGCGGGATGGCGGTTTTGCGGAAAAGGTGCTGGTGCCGGCGCGCTTGTTGGTGGCCTTGCCGCCGACGGTGGATTTTCCGACGTCTGCCGCGCTGACATTGGCGGGCAGCACCGCCATGCACATGCTCACGCACCGCGCCACGGTGAAGGCCGGGGAATGGGTGCTGGTCATGGGCGCGGCCAGCGGGGTCGGCTCGGCGGCCATCCAGATTGCCCGGGGGCTGGGGGCGCGCGTCATTACCACCGGCACCACGGAGGCCAAACGCAAGCTGGGCTTGCAGTTGGGCGCGGAATACGCGCTGGACCCCGCCGATGCGCGCTGGACCAGCGAGGTGCGCAAAATCACCAATAAACGCGGCGTGGATTGGGTCATGGAGCATGTGGGCGGCGACGTGCTGCCCAAAGTGATGGAGTGTCTGGCCCGCGGGGGCGCCATCGTGACCTGCGGCGCCACGGCGGGGCGGCAAATCACTTTCGACATCTGGCCGTTTTTTGTGAAACAACAGCGGCTGATTGGCAGTTATGGGCGCAATCGCGCCGACATGCGGGCGACACTGGACTGGGCGGCCGCCGGCAAATTGAAGCCGGTGATTCACGCGATTTACCCTCTGGAGCGGGTGCCGGAGGCTTTTGCCGCGCTGCGCCAGCGGCAGGTGCTGGGAAAGATTGTCATTCAACCCTGA
- a CDS encoding HlyD family secretion protein yields the protein MTALPKIPSPPSHYWREFRHGYLPIIVFLGVLVFSVNLWNRHVAPPSIVGEVEAIRSSITATEPGEIQELSVDLLTRVEKGDPIATISVMEDETVKASINSMMADLTILEERLRQGTFRFQENLESLRHNIWQRKIELANDRAQLVYAEAQLKRAQSTAAGGVTSQAEYDLAKANAESLRGKVKELENLIQAMEQNVAKLEKGASQAGGDEANKAIARAIEAKQAEIKALSAPLVIRAPMSGVVSAVYKRKGERVVRGDVIVLISSMEAERIVAYVRQPLNVKPKVGDTVEVRSRSQGRALAQAKVMKVGTQLEPINPAILPMAVQNGVMEYGLPMLITLPKGLALMPGEIVDISLPAGVR from the coding sequence ATGACCGCATTACCCAAGATTCCGAGTCCCCCGTCGCATTATTGGCGGGAGTTCCGGCATGGATATCTGCCGATCATTGTTTTCCTGGGCGTCCTGGTGTTTTCCGTGAACCTGTGGAACCGGCACGTGGCCCCGCCCAGCATTGTCGGGGAAGTGGAGGCCATCCGCTCCAGCATCACGGCCACCGAGCCGGGCGAAATTCAAGAACTAAGCGTGGACTTGCTGACCCGGGTGGAGAAGGGCGATCCCATTGCCACCATCAGCGTGATGGAAGACGAGACGGTCAAGGCCAGCATCAATTCCATGATGGCCGATTTGACCATTCTGGAGGAGCGTTTGCGGCAGGGCACTTTCCGCTTTCAGGAAAACCTGGAGAGCCTGCGGCACAACATCTGGCAGCGCAAAATTGAGCTGGCCAATGACCGGGCGCAACTGGTCTATGCCGAAGCCCAGCTCAAGCGCGCCCAGTCCACCGCGGCCGGCGGGGTGACTTCGCAGGCCGAGTATGACCTGGCCAAGGCCAACGCCGAGTCGTTGCGGGGCAAGGTGAAAGAACTGGAAAACCTCATCCAGGCGATGGAGCAGAACGTGGCCAAACTGGAAAAGGGCGCCAGCCAGGCCGGCGGGGACGAGGCCAACAAGGCCATTGCCCGCGCCATCGAAGCCAAACAAGCGGAAATCAAGGCGCTGTCGGCGCCGCTGGTCATCCGCGCTCCCATGTCCGGGGTGGTGAGCGCCGTTTATAAACGCAAAGGCGAGCGCGTGGTGCGCGGTGATGTCATTGTGCTCATCAGCAGCATGGAGGCCGAGCGAATTGTGGCCTATGTGCGCCAGCCCCTGAACGTCAAGCCCAAGGTGGGCGACACCGTGGAAGTGCGCAGCCGTTCCCAGGGCCGGGCGCTGGCCCAGGCCAAAGTGATGAAAGTGGGCACGCAGTTGGAGCCCATCAATCCCGCCATATTGCCCATGGCCGTGCAAAATGGCGTGATGGAATATGGCCTGCCCATGCTGATTACGCTGCCCAAAGGGCTGGCCTTGATGCCCGGCGAAATTGTGGACATCAGCCTGCCCGCCGGGGTGCGTTAA